The following are encoded together in the Leptidea sinapis chromosome 29, ilLepSina1.1, whole genome shotgun sequence genome:
- the LOC126973400 gene encoding uncharacterized protein LOC126973400 encodes MASNMDDDTLALLGLALILKKNDTKNKRRKWCKHWLLKRKTYSHVNLINELKFEPEDFKNYLRMDEKTYLKLLEMVTPMIKKEDTVMRNSISAHERLSVTLRFLATGRSYEDLKFSTIISPQALGKIIPETCEALYKVLRRDYLKFPTSEEEWKEIAKMYEDRWNFPHCLGAIDGKHIAIVPPANSGSYFYNYKGQHSVVLMAIVNAKYQFMYIDIGMNGRISDGGVLQNTKFFEKLENSDLRIPSSELLTGSNRNLPYVFVADDAFPLRPDMIKPFRQADLTSQERKILNYRLSPARRTVENAFGIMASRFRIFYTHINLEPENTDKVVKASCVLHNFLIEHSKKSYAPQKSFYRENSENGTIISEGYNTQNSTMENLERRNPGNTLNNAKIVRNNFMNYFNQEGRVPWQNDHVN; translated from the exons ATGGCATCGAATATGGACGATGACACGCTGGCGTTGCTAGGTCTTGCtttaattttgaagaaaaatgatACGAAAAACAAGCGAAGAAAGTGGTGTAAGCATTggttattgaaaaggaaaacatATAGTcatgttaatttaataaatgaattgaaATTTGAACCAGAAGATTTTAAAAACTATCTTCGAATGGACGAGAAAACATACCTTAAACTACTTGAAATGGTAACTCCTATGATAAAAAAAGAAGACACAGTTATGAGAAATAGTATTTCTGCGCACGAAAGATTATCAGTTACATTGAGATTTCTCGCAACTGGCAGAAGTTATGAAGACCTAAAGTTTTCAACAATTATTTCGCCTCAGGCACTTGGTAAAATTATTCCTGAAACATGTGAGGCTTTGTATAAAGTACTTAGAAGAGATTATTTGAAG ttTCCTACATCTGAAGAAGAGTGGAAAGAAATAGCAAAGATGTATGAAGATCGATGGAACTTTCCTCATTGTCTTGGTGCAATAGATGGAAAGCACATAGCGATTGTTCCACCGGCTAATAGTGGatcgtatttttataattataaagggCAACATAGCGTAGTTCTTATGGCAATTGTTAATGCAAAATACCAATTTATGTATATAGACATTGGCATGAATGGCAGAATATCCGATGGAGGGGTTCTACAAAACactaaattttttgaaaaattagaaAATAGTGATTTACGTATTCCAAGCAGTGAATTGTTAACAGGAAGTAACCGAAATTTACCATATGTATTTGTGGCAGATGACGCGTTCCCATTACGACCCGATATGATAAAACCGTTTCGGCAGGCAGATTTAACATCGCAAGAAAGAAAAATTCTGAATTACAGATTATCTCCTGCGAGGCGGACTGTTGAAAACGCTTTCGGGATAATGGCATCACGATTTCGGATATTTTATACTCATATAAATTTAGAACCCGAAAATACCGATAAAGTAGTGAAAGCATCTTGTGTATTACATAACTTTTTAATTGAACACTCAAAAAAGTCTTATGCACCTCAAAAATCTTTTTATCGAGAAAACTCTGAAAACGGGACTATAATTTCTGAAGGATACAATACACAAAATAGTACCATGGAAAACTTGGAAAGAAGAAACCCAGGAAATACTTTGAACAACGCGAAGATTGTCCGAaacaattttatgaattatttcaaTCAGGAGGGAAGGGTTCCATGGCAAAATGatcatgtaaattaa
- the LOC126973405 gene encoding zinc finger protein 502-like, translated as MLPVLWMMNRLTSQRRHRISGYREIEGPEYCRTCLSTRELTFIFKSKDAEKRSQELRLTTGLEIKINDGLSQKICKTCVDTIQNNLKFRRTSRKVHKSLLLMKLNSHYSKVRKLQTPKLEIQVESLGYDFDNDFGQDELPTDYQHDEDKPKKERQKTIKVKKKIGIANSSSYKCHSCGKEFRMKSTYRAHLRFHTSYCVCESCGKRCRNNNQLQEHKRARHGLGKIHKCAYCEYSSATKEALTIHERRHTGERPYICDHCGATFHRRANLVQHIAIHLPEKNFQCDMCPKRLKSRKFLQIHKHNAHTGKRFGYLCPVCEHRFEKPNKVRAHARRVHGLPDEHIAPIIRVQL; from the exons ATGCTTCCTGTTTTATGGATGATGAACCGATTAACAAGCCAAAGGCGTCATCGCATTTCTGGCTATCGGGAAATAGAAGGTCCTGAGTATTGTCGAACATGCTTAAGCACTCGTGAGCTTACTTTTATATTCAAGAGCAAGGATGCAGAAAAACGTTCACAAGAACTGCGACTTACGACGGGCTTAGAG ATTAAAATTAATGATGGTTTATCAcagaaaatttgtaaaacatgtgtagatacaatacaaaataatcttaaatttagGCGAACAAGCCGTAAAGTTCATAAGAGCCTGCTTCTTATGAAACTTAACAGTCATTATAGCAAAGTAAGAAAGCTGCAGACACCAAAACTTGAAATACAAGTAGAAAGCCTGGGGTATGATTTCGATAATGATTTTGGTCAAGATGAATTACCAACTGATTATCAGCATGATGAGGATAAGCCAAAGAAAGAACGAcag aaaacaataaaagtgaAAAAGAAAATTGGAATAGCAAACTCAAGTTCCTACAAATGTCATAGCTGCGGTAAAGAGTTTCGTATGAAGTCAACCTATAGGGCACATTTACGGTTTCATACTAGCTACTGCGTGTGTGAg TCATGCGGTAAACGTTGCAGAAACAATAACCAACTACAGGAGCACAAGAGGGCCCGACACGGCCTGGGCAAGATACACAAGTGTGCATATTGTGAATACAGCTCTGCTACTAAGGAAGCACTCACG ATACACGAACGTCGTCACACCGGTGAGCGGCCGTATATATGTGATCATTGTGGGGCCACCTTCCATCGCAGAGCCAACTTGGTGCAGCATATAGCAATACACTTGCCGGAAAAAAACTTTCAG tGCGACATGTGCCCGAAGCGGTTAAAATCGCGAAAGTTCCTGCAAATTCACAAGCACAACGCGCACACGGGAAAACGGTTCGGATACCTGTGTCCAGTTTGTGAACATCGCTTCGAGAAGCCAAACAAAGTTCGCGCGCATGCTCGCCGCGTGCACGGATTGCCCGACGAACATATCGCGCCCATTATTAGAGTGCAGCTGTAA